In the Solanum pennellii chromosome 5, SPENNV200 genome, one interval contains:
- the LOC107019541 gene encoding uncharacterized protein LOC107019541 has translation MVQSYRQWHEKLPFALLGYRTTVRTSVGATPYSLVYGTEAVIPAEIEIPSLRIVVEAEIDDDEWIKTRLEQLSLIDEKRLTSVCHGQLYHKRMARAYNKKVHPRHFEEGQLVLRCILPHHAETKGKFSPNWKGPFVVKRVLPNGALYLADIEGKVTKTVVNVDAVKRYYI, from the coding sequence ATGGTGCAAAGTTATCgacaatggcatgaaaagttaCCTTTTGCTTTGTTGGGTTATCGCACTACAGTCCGTACATCAGTGGGAGCTACCCCATATTCACTAGTATACGGGACTGAGGCAGTTATACCTGCAGAGATTGAGATCCCATCTTTACGAATTGTTGTggaggctgaaattgatgatgatgagtggATCAAAACTCGGTTAGAGCAATTAagtttgattgatgagaagcgTCTGACATCAGTATGTCATGgacaattatatcataaaagaATGGCACGAGCATACAATAAAAAGGTGCATCCCAGACATTTTGAAGAGGGTCAATTAGTGTTGAGATGCATTTTACCACATCATGCCGAAACCAAAGgcaaattttctccaaattggaAAGGACCATTCGTTGTTAAAAGGGTATTACCCAATGGTGCTCTTTACTTAGCAGATATAGAAGGCAAAGTGACAAAAACAGTCGTCAATGTTGATGCTGTGAAAAgatattatatatga